From the Juglans microcarpa x Juglans regia isolate MS1-56 chromosome 7D, Jm3101_v1.0, whole genome shotgun sequence genome, the window AATGTTATTTATTGAGTGACGGTGTGAACTCTTATGAATAACACAAGAAGGAAAGTTTGAGGAAAGCATATACAACAGTGACATACCTAGATCTGCTGAGATGAGTGCCTCCCCATCATAATTGGGTCCTGCCAGAACAGCCCCTGATGGCGATATAATGACACTGCCTCCAGCACAGACAACAGAATCTGGTATGAGCTCCTCCTCTGTTCCTGAAAATACATACTCTGGAGGAGAGGGGTAATCTTTCCTTCGACAGAATTGGATGGCAGATAAAACAAAACATCCACCCTCAAGGGCAACATGGATCATTGATGATTGCCATATGGGACTGGCATCAGCCGTAGGTGCACAATATATTTCAATGCCTAGAAAACAAAGTGTTATGTATTCCACAGGGAAAAACATCATACAGTACGAATACCTACTTTcagattcaacattttccacaaaaattGCTTCAGATGGCATTCAATCATTAAGAAGAAATTACAAGGAGCTGGAGCACATGATTTAACAACATATATATCTGGTAATACACTTAAATAGGATAGACCTAGCCTGAGAGTTATTAATATTTGACCAAAAAAAGGCCAAGATTGGAGAGGGCAAACGAAGGTTGCACTATTGCCCGCATGGACCTGGGCAGAACAATGTTGGTCTCCAAAGTCGAACAACCCAAGCATGCAGCAAATTTGAGTCCCAACAATGTGACgttctaaaaatatttacgtCCAAAGTACTTGAACACCTGGGATCTAGTTAAATCCAACAAATGCACACACCCAACCACATGCATATGTGAATGCTCATGTGTGCGTCCTTGTTGAGTTTTGTGGAGCCTCGCTCAGTCCGCTCGGGCAGAGCATTCAAGTCGCTCGAGCGGAGACGTTATCAAGAGTTCGCTCGTGAGCCGCTCCACAAATGGCTCGAGCGGATGCGATACAAAGAGTTCGCTCGTTACTCGCTCAACAGGTCACTCGAGCGGAGTtcagacagagagttcgcttgtGAGCCGCTCGAGCAAACGGCCAGTAGAAAGTTCGCTCGATGCGCGCTCGACAAGCTACTCGAGCAAATATCGCAGATTGTGAGAAATTAGGATTTTTCGACAtgtaaccatatatatatatatatgtattttttatactGTGGCCATACATTGAGCACAGTAATTCGCCTCAAACACTGTAccttgtgattcctcaagataATAAAATCCTCTACAACTCCATGGACTTAAGcaagttgccgaaccacgtaaaatttgtatcatgtgattgattgattgtttttctcatttactttcattattgttatcatttttcacaacagtCCGAACACAGCATAGCCAGTAATTGCATCAACAAGGTGGCTAATAGTTTCTTGAAATTCTGCGGTTGCTCCAGGCCTCATATCAATTAATCTCTCTAAAATTGCATCGTCGTAAATAAACAATCAAACCAGCTATCGGTTACCAAcctataatataaaaaaatgatgaaaaagaagcttgaaaaatgtgacaaaatattcatattattgtTCTTTGCCACAAACCTTTAGCATACATGGCTGTCCTTAGAAGTGGCATTCTGTTTTCCCAACAAATGGCAGCTCCTATTTTTCCGATTTGAGTACTAAAAACTTGAATTGTCGATCCATCTCCAAATCCCCAGATGATACGCTCCAATGCTGCTGGCATAACCTTCCTGTGCTTTCCCAGGTAACCACCTTGAGAATCAAAGAATAGAACAGTACAATAGAGTGTAtatccatctctctctatcACACCCATTACCAAATGCACCTTATACTTTCCAGCCATTACTGCCAAACGATCAACTTCAGGACCTGCATTGTATCAAACAAATCAATGAAAAttgtgaataaattatatacacaGATATGACAAATAAAACTTAAGCCTCCAAAGAGTATCAACAATGAAATCAGCAAACAAGTcatgcttattatatattttttcatttaatagatACGCTGCTACTTAATAGTGCCCGTTTGAACTACTCACTACTCACACATTCCATACAAGACCTGAATTCTTCGGCTTGTGATACTGACCAAAATCAAATCTTTAGTCACCGTACATAAACTTGAGCTAATTAATCTTATTCAATACTTCGCATATATGGCCCAAACTTCCTTCACTTGAGCTTGTGAAAAGTTCCTGAAGGAAACCTTTCACATCTCAAATGCACAGATACCATAACACCTTAAAAACTCTTGAAAACGCCGATGCTGGTTTGCATTTGTGGCATTGGCTACGGTTCTAATGACGTCTTCTCTATGGTTCCAATAACAGAATTGTCAGTAAACTTAGCTTGAGGGATAACAAAAGCCCATGTCTTCACATGATTTCCAACAAGGAACCTCGAAAAGTTACCCAACATATGACTGACTAATTCCTTAATTTACCCATCCTCCAAGAACCATTTGTTTTAGGTGTAAGCAAGACAGGGATAGCACAAGGGCTTTTGCTCTTGCACACCAAACCTATGGCAATCAACTCCAC encodes:
- the LOC121238836 gene encoding bifunctional nitrilase/nitrile hydratase NIT4A-like, producing MALVPVPPVHDGPLFPEVDMGAEPSAPTVRATVVQASTVFYDTPATLDKAERLLAEAAGHGSQLVVFPEAFVGGYPRGCTFDFGVTIDNRTAKGKEEFRRYHASAINVPGPEVDRLAVMAGKYKVHLVMGVIERDGYTLYCTVLFFDSQGGYLGKHRKVMPAALERIIWGFGDGSTIQVFSTQIGKIGAAICWENRMPLLRTAMYAKGIEIYCAPTADASPIWQSSMIHVALEGGCFVLSAIQFCRRKDYPSPPEYVFSGTEEELIPDSVVCAGGSVIISPSGAVLAGPNYDGEALISADLDLGEIARAKFDFDVVGHYSKPEVLSLIVRDHPTKPVTFMKALTSSYNGSPAINNRKGGH